The Vicia villosa cultivar HV-30 ecotype Madison, WI linkage group LG1, Vvil1.0, whole genome shotgun sequence genome includes a region encoding these proteins:
- the LOC131639264 gene encoding probable beta-1,4-xylosyltransferase IRX14H, translated as MKLSTLLQNRRSNSIKDPPAFESSGEVTGKSPVSSFWLFLHAAFCLVSLSLGFRLSRIFFLFLFSASSTNFYTVPSGGGEISVPLRVHSSVTVNPSANVENPVKKLAIIGGSAGSRVVVGRHGIRVRSWPHPNPNEVMKAHRIIERVQTEQKVLFGVKNPRTVIAVTPTYVRTFQKLHLIGVMHSLMLVPYDLVWIVVEARGVTNETASIIANSGLRIIHIGFNQRIPVTWDARHKLEARMRLHALRIVRKEKLDGIVMFADDSNMHSMELFDEIQSVKWIGAVSVGILVQSDTDGSTTSHGKEETLAMPVQGPACNATSHLVGLHTYDSSKHARRNAIYVGDRAPVVPRKLEWSGFVLNSRLLWKDFDDKPDWIKDINALDVVDEDVDNPLSLLKDRSVLEPLGSCGRRILLWWLRVEARTDSKFPPQWIIDPPLDIIVPSKNTPWPDATPAIPTNEKGLIGTHEQSTKHSTKTRTSRSRRSRSKRKHDTKVIGMQASTHSEQN; from the exons ATGAAGCTCTCAACATTGTTACAGAATCGCCGGAGCAACAGCATCAAGGACCCGCCGGCGTTTGAATCCTCCGGCGAAGTTACCGGAAAATCTCCAGTAAGCTCTTTCTGGCTCTTCCTCCACGCCGCGTTCTGCCTTGTCAGTCTTTCCCTAGGTTTTCGCCTCTCCCGCATTTTCTTCTTGTTCCTGTTCTCCGCTTCGTCAACTAATTTCTACACTGTTCCCTCCGGCGGCGGTGAAATCTCTGTCCCGCTCCGTGTTCATTCCTCCGTTACGGTGAATCCGAGTGCCAATGTGGAGAATCCAGTGAAAAAGTTAGCTATTATCGGCGGTTCTGCTGGTAGTCGTGTGGTGGTTGGTCGGCACGGGATCCGAGTCCGATCTTGGCCTCATCCGAATCCGAATGAGGTCATGAAGGCTCACCGGATAATTGAGAGAGTTCAAACGGAGCAGAAGGTGTTGTTCGGAGTGAAAAACCCTAGGACGGTTATTGCAGTGACGCCGACGTATGTCCGGACGTTCCAGAAGCTTCACTTGATCGGAGTGATGCATTCGCTGATGCTTGTGCCGTATGATCTGGTGTGGATTGTAGTGGAGGCTAGAGGTGTCACCAATGAGACTGCTTCTATCATTGCCAATTCAGGACTCAGAATTATCCATATTGGATTCAATCAACGGATTCCGGTTACATGGGATGCTAGACATAAATTGGAGGCTCGAATGCGACTTCATGCTTTACG GATTGTGAGAAAAGAGAAGCTGGATGGTATTGTGATGTTTGCGGATGATAGCAATATGCATAGTATGGAGTTATTTGATGAAATTCAGAGTGTGAAATGGATAGGGGCAGTTTCGGTTGGAATACTTGTTCAATCTGATACAGATGGATCTACGACCTCACATGGCAAGGAGGAGACCCTAGCGATGCCAGTACAGGGTCCTGCTTGTAATGCGACAAGTCATTTAGTCGGGTTGCATACCTATGATTCGTCAAAGCATGCAAGGAGAAATGCAATTTACGTAGGTGACAGGGCGCCTGTTGTACCTAGAAAACTTGAATGGTCTGGGTTTGTTTTGAATTCCAGGTTGCTTTGGAAGGATTTTGACGATAAACCTGACTGGATTAAGGATATTAATGCGTTAGATGTAGTTGATGAGGATGTAGACAATCCACTGTCTCTGCTGAAAGACAGATCCGTGTTAGAACCACTTGGGAGTTGTGGACGCCGCATTTTGCTTTGGTGGCTCCGGGTTGAAGCTCGAACAGACAGCAAATTCCCACCTCA ATGGATAATTGACCCTCCTCTGGACATCATCGTCCCCTCAAAAAATACTCCATGGCCAGATGCCACTCCTGCAATCCCAACTAATGAAAAGGGGCTAATTGGCACACATGAGCAGTCGACCAAGCATTCTACTAAGACTAGAACATCCAGATCTAGACGTAGCCGAAGCAAGAGAAAGCATGACACCAAAGTGATAGGTATGCAAGCCTCTACACATTCTGAGCAAAATTGA